The Procambarus clarkii isolate CNS0578487 chromosome 7, FALCON_Pclarkii_2.0, whole genome shotgun sequence genome window below encodes:
- the LOC138357895 gene encoding proteoglycan 4-like: protein MSAAAAGEDTSSAAAAGEDTPELTLITEVNVTLYTTRCDRHPSPVTRRPSPVTRRPSPVARHPSPVTRHPSPVARHPSPVTRRPSPVTRHPSPVTRHPSPVARHPSPVTRHPSPVARHPSPVTRRPSPVTRRPSPVTRHPSPVTRHPSPVTRRPSPVTRHPSPVTRRPSPVARHPSPVTRRPSPVARHPSPVTRHPSPVTRHPSPVTRRPSPVTRHPSPVARHPSPVTRHPSRVTRRPSPVTRRNNVRVFRRVNT from the exons atgtctgctgctgctgctggggaagatacttcgtctgctgctgctgctggggaagatacccc TGAATTGACGTTAATAACAGAGGTGAATGTGACACTTTATACAACACGCTGTGACCGTCACCCGTCGCCCGTCACCCGTCGCCCGTCGCCCGTCACCCGTCGCCCGTCACCCGTCGCCCGTCACCCGTCGCCCGTCACCCGTCACCCGTCACCCGTCGCCCGTCACCCGTCGCCCGTCACCCGTCGCCCGTCACCCGTCACCCGTCACCCGTCACCCGTCACCCGTCACCCGTCACCCGTCGCCCGTCACCCGTCGCCCGTCACCCGTCACCCGTCACCCGTCGCCCGTCACCCGTCGCCCGTCACCCGTCGCCCGTCACCCGTCACCCGTCGCCCGTCACCCGTCACCCGTCACCCGTCGCCCGTCACCCGTCACCCGTCACCCGTCACCCGTCGCCCGTCACCCGTCACCCGTCACCCGTCACCCGTCACCCGTCGCCCGTCACCCGTCGCCCGTCACCCGTCACCCGTCACGCGTCGCCCGTCACCCGTCGCCCGTCACCCGTCACCCGTCACGCGTCACCCGTCGCCCGTCACCCGTCACCCGTCACCCGTCACCCGTCGCCCGTCACCCGTCACCCGTCACCCGTCACCCGTCGCCCGTCACCCGTCGCCCGTCACCCGTCACCCGTCACGCGTCACCCGTCGCCCGTCACCCGTCACCCGTCGTAACAACGTCAGAGTGTTCCGACGGGTGAACACCTGA